The following proteins come from a genomic window of Andrena cerasifolii isolate SP2316 chromosome 6, iyAndCera1_principal, whole genome shotgun sequence:
- the LOC143370112 gene encoding putative RNA-binding protein EEED8.10: MIDFIEECIANNLYLEHILEENDVTLMYADIRSVTEDGVPIRKLFISNLAERTTYKNLTKLFSKYGNVESCFLRRNPERKNYAFVTFDNAEAAVRARREDIRLHNRNLRVEPADSWHQPESMENQYYSRDWQRSDRKQSNEQCNQDYVQSDVCTGTSIQTLNDDCLIHIFLQLPIIDRISIERVCKRWRAVSQESWCSVKRLDLLDSGEINTNILHKVLLRCGRFLTEINLSQVRCPLSQSTLTIIGKLCPNLQRLDVTTLTVSAAGINSLTNNCHDITKFSLGSTTSMCDKDLQKLFQMNQKLRYLKVVTGKIRGTCLLHLPLERMEEVVLQKCTCLRAYCLSKAIEKLCNLKNLVIHKCLGISHNVIQAIGTYCTSLKTLELSDISYLIQSNDMLYIAQLTNLEVLKINTNIVVTDELLSNLALKCQQLTYIDITECDFVTNVGIAAIATLPKLEVLIMNSLCQVTDTNLRDMCNLKRLECRACNFTDKTVMELIASAPRLELLDLSFCGGITNLTLKKAAAVTVNRTNIIILKIFVGGTTVNLRTFDEVSPFLQIVNVLF; this comes from the exons ATGATTGACTTCATAGAAGAATGTATCGCTAATAACTTGTATCTCGAACACATTCTCGAAGAAAATG ATGTAACGCTAATGTATGCAGACATTCGCAGTGTAACAGAAGATGGTGTGCCAATTCGAAAGTTATTTATCAGTAACTTAGCGGAGAGG actACGTATAAGAATCTTACAAAACTGTTTTCCAAATATGGGAACGTTGAAAGTTGTTTCTTACGGAGAAATCCAGAAAGAAAGAACTATGCATTCGTCACGTTTGACAATGCGGAAGCAGCTGTAAG AGCTAGACGCGAAGATATAAGGCTCCACAACAGAAATTTAAGAGTTGAGCCCGCTGATTCTTGGCATCAACCAGAGAGCATGGAAAATCAATATTATAGTAGAGATTGGCAACGGTCTGACAGAAAACAGTCCAACGAGCAATGCAATCAAGATTACGTACAAAGCGACGTTTGTACGGGCACTAGCATTCAAACATTAAACGACGACTGCTTGATACATATATTTCTTCAGTTGCCAATTATAGACAGAATTAGCATAGAAAGGg TATGCAAACGATGGAGAGCAGTGAGCCAAGAATCTTGGTGCAGTGTAAAGAGATTGGATTTATTGGACAGCGGAGAAATCAATACAAATATCCTTCACAAAGTGTTGCTGCGGTGCGGTCGATTTTTAACGGAGATAAACTTATCCCAAGTTCGCTGTCCGTTAAGTCAAAGCACGCTGACCATAATTGGGAAATTGTGCCCTAATTTACAAAGGCTGGATGTCACTACTCTGACTGTTTCCGCGGCAGGTATCAATTCGTTAACGAATAATTGTCATGACATTACAAAGTTTAGTCTAGGCTCCACCACCTCTATGTGCGACAAGGATCTGCAAAAGTTATTTCAAATGAATCAGAAGCTACGATATCTTAAAGTAGTTACCGGTAAAATACGCGGAACGTGTCTATTACATTTGCCATTGGAGAGAATGGAGGAAGTAGTTTTACAAAAATGTACTTGCTTACGGGCATACTGTTTGTCTAag GCGATTGAGAAATTATGCAATCTGAAGAATCTCGTGATACATAAATGCCTGGGAATCTCTCACAATGTCATCCAAGCTATCGGTACTTACTGTACCAGTTTAAAGACGTTAGAACTTTCCgacatttcttatttaatacaaTCAAACGATATGCTGTATATCGCGCAACTGACTAATCTCGaagttttaaaaatcaacacgaATATTGTCGTCACGGACGAGCTTCTCAGTAATTTGGCATTGAAATGCCAACAACTTACTTACATAGATATAACTG AATGCGATTTCGTTACGAATGTGGGTATAGCGGCCATAGCCACGTTACCGAAATTAGAAGTGTTAATAATGAATTCCTTGTGTCAAGTGACGGACACAAATTTACGAGACATGTGTAATCTGAAGAGATTAGAGTGTCGCGCATGCaattttacagataaaacagTTATGGAACTTATAGCATCAGCGCCACGATTGGAGTTACTGGATTTATCATTTTGTGGCGGCATCACAAATCTCACATTGAAGAAAGCTGCCGCCGTTACTGTTAACCGAACcaatattataattttgaaaatattcgtcGGTGGGACTACTGTAAATTTACGAACGTTCGACGAAGTGTCGCCGTTTTTGCAAATAGTCAATGTACTTTTCTAG
- the LOC143370110 gene encoding sodium/potassium-transporting ATPase subunit alpha-4 isoform X2: MPTAQRSFLNHVDKKRLTKNELLDLQKELVTQDHTIPLEKLCEKLNTDRVNGLTEEQAQKILLEKGPNALTPPKITPEYIKFIKCMFHGFATLMWVCSALCFILYGISMLAEDTGGGIEWVGLIITCTCLISGVFAYVQESKNLKVMGSFTQMVPTFATVIRNGIKTRIATEALVPGDLVQIKFGDKIPADIRIIASNGLRVENSSITGENEPVARTNYPTDDNPLESANVAFFSSFAVDGEGIGIVLATGDGTMIGRLAGLTSQLVKSETPIAKEIRHFVQIIIIVSILCGMLFFGLSLALDPNILRAVTYLIGIMIANVPQVLLITVTTSLTLTAQKMANKNCLVKNLEAVETLGSTSTICSDKTGTLTQNRMSVSNLWFGHARYNFPQSEMLGVEKNLLMEKPAFNIMIQNATLCLRAEFLAETTLLDPIDEQKIIGDASETGILRFCQHIHPTEKFREAYPKVAEIPFSSITKYQMSIHRHDKGYIMICKGAPEVILEKCTHILTTSGETEVMTSMDRTISRRACAELGHLGERVLAYCDLELRESVYGANYRFNTDSPSTYNFPKKGYRFVGFVSLIDPPRPAVPDAVRKCRTAGIKIIMITGDHPVTAMAIAKKVGIISEGHETRYERAILENRSHTQITDSDKHAIIVTGSELRNMDSAELDQVIRGYAEIVFARTSPQQKLLIVESCQRLGEIVAVTGDGVNDAPALRKADIGVAMGVTGSDVAKNAADMILMDDNFASIVTGVEEDIGTDLLPSIALAYEKAESDIMHRPPRNPQYDKLVNKRLISVAYGQIGMTQSLAAFYTYFLILMLNGFLPDRLLGLRLEWENTSINDLRDSYGQTWTYDTRMDLLNEARTGYFLAIVITQMIDLIMCKTRVNSIFQQGMDNWFLNFSFIFEIILTGILLYTSGTEKIFKTMPLSAYWYWPPLPLGAFLWIYDELRRLCIRKFPGGIIERETYY, translated from the exons ATGCCAACAGCTCAACGATCATTTTTGAATCACGTCGATAAGAAAAGGCTAACCAAAAACGAATTACTAGATCTCCAAAAAGAACTGGTCACCCAAGACCACACAATCCCATTAGAAAAATTATGCGAAAAGCTAAACACCGACAGGGTAAATGGTTTGACCGAAGAGCAAGCGCAGAAGATTCTCCTCGAAAAGGGACCAAATGCTCTGACTCCACCTAAAATAACTCcagaatatataaaatttataaaatgcaTGTTCCACGGATTCGCTACTTTGATGTGGGTCTGCTCAGCGTTGTGCTTTATTTTATATGGCATCAGTATGCTGGCCGAAGACACAGGTGGTGGCATTGAATGGGTAGGCCTTATCATTACCTGCACCTGCCTGATCTCCGGTGTGTTTGCTTACGTACAAGAGAGCAAGAATTTAAAG GTGATGGGATCTTTTACGCAAATGGTACCTACTTTCGCAACGGTCATACGAAATGGTATTAAGACACGCATAGCAACCGAGGCCTTAGTTCCTGGTGACTTGGTGCAAATTAAATTCGGCGATAAAATACCAGCTGACATCAGGATCATTGCGAGCAATGGCCTCAGGGTTGAAAATTCGAGCATCACGGGTGAAAATGAGCCAGTCGCGCGGACAAATTACCCCACCGACGACAACCCTTTAGAATCCGCCAATGTGGCTTTTTTCTCGTCTTTCGCTGTGGATGGCGAGGGTATAGGTATAGTACTTGCCACCGGTGATGGGACGATGATCGGGCGGCTAGCCGGCCTCACGTCGCAACTCGTAAAAAGCGAAACACCGATAGCCAAAGAGATCAGACACTTCGTCCAAATAATCATCATCGTTTCTATACTATGCGGAATGCTATTCTTCGGTCTATCCTTGGCACTCGATCCCAATATACTAAGAGCAGTGACTTATTTAATTGGCATTATGATAGCCAACGTTCCCCAAGTCCTGCTGATAACTGTCACCACAAGCTTAACATTAACAGCCCAGAAAATGGCCAACAAGAATTGCCTGGTGAAGAATTTAGAGGCGGTGGAGACGCTCGGATCTACGTCGACCATTTGCTCCGATAAAACGGGGACCCTTACGCAGAACAGAATGTCCGTGTCCAACTTATGGTTCGGCCATGCTAGGTACAATTTCCCACAAAGCGAAATGCTGGGCGTTGAGAAGAACCTGCTGATGGAAAAACCAGCGTTTAATATCATGATCCAGAACGCCACTCTCTGCTTGCGCGCCGAGTTCCTAGCGGAGACCACTCTGCTGGATCCCATCGACGAACAGAAGATAATCGGCGACGCCTCCGAAACGGGCATCCTCAGATTCTGCCAGCACATACATCCAACAGAGAAGTTCCGCGAGGCATACCCGAAAGTCGCCGAAATACCGTTCAGCTCCATAACGAAGTACCAGATGTCGATACACAGGCACGACAAGGGATACATAATGATCTGCAAAGGTGCGCCGGAAGTGATATTGGAGAAATGCACTCATATACTAACTACGTCCGGggaaactgaagtcatgacatcaATGGATCGCACGATATCCCGTCGAGCTTGCGCGGAGTTGGGGCATTTAGGGGAGCGCGTGTTGGCTTATTGTGACCTTGAGCTACGCGAGAGCGTCTACGGCGCAAATTACAGATTCAATACTGACTCCCCAAGTACGTACAACTTTCCAAAGAAGGGCTACCGATTCGTTGGATTTGTAAGTCTAATAGATCCTCCGAGACCGGCTGTACCGGACGCCGTGAGAAAGTGCCGCACAGCTGGCATTAAGATAATAATGATAACGGGTGACCATCCCGTAACAGCGATGGCGATCGCAAAGAAAGTCGGCATCATAAGCGAGGGACACGAAACCAGATATGAAAGGGCGATATTAGAGAACAGATCTCACACGCAAATCACGGACTCGGATAAGCATGCAATAATCGTAACCGGCTCGGAGCTGAGGAATATGGACAGCGCGGAACTGGACCAGGTCATACGAGGCTACGCAGAGATCGTTTTCGCGAGAACATCCCCGCAACAGAAGCTGCTTATCGTGGAAAGCTGCCAGAGATTGGGAGAGATTGTCGCTGTAACCGGCGACGGAGTGAACGACGCGCCTGCACTGAGGAAAGCGGACATCGGCGTGGCCATGGGCGTCACCGGCTCGGACGTCGCGAAGAATGCGGCCGACATGATCCTCATGGATGACAACTTCGCTTCGATCGTGACCGGCGTCGAGGAAG ATATCGGGACCGATCTGCTTCCATCTATAGCATTGGCATATGAGAAGGCAGAATCTGACATAATGCACCGCCCGCCGAGAAATCCGCAATACGATAAGCTTGTAAACAAACGTTTAATATCGGTGGCCTACGGCCAAATCGGCATGACACAGTCTCTAGCTGCCTTTTACACCTACTTTCTCATTCTTATGCTGAATGGATTTTTGCCTGACCGCTTATTAGGACTAAGACTAGAATGGGAGAACACGTCTATCAATGACTTGCGAGACTCCTACGGGCAAACCTGGACGTACGACACTAGAATGGATTTGCTAAACGAGGCTCGTACTGGATACTTCTTAGCTATTGTTATAACgcaaatgatagatttaa
- the LOC143370110 gene encoding sodium/potassium-transporting ATPase subunit alpha-4 isoform X1: protein MPTAQRSFLNHVDKKRLTKNELLDLQKELVTQDHTIPLEKLCEKLNTDRVNGLTEEQAQKILLEKGPNALTPPKITPEYIKFIKCMFHGFATLMWVCSALCFILYGISMLAEDTGGGIEWVGLIITCTCLISGVFAYVQESKNLKVMGSFTQMVPTFATVIRNGIKTRIATEALVPGDLVQIKFGDKIPADIRIIASNGLRVENSSITGENEPVARTNYPTDDNPLESANVAFFSSFAVDGEGIGIVLATGDGTMIGRLAGLTSQLVKSETPIAKEIRHFVQIIIIVSILCGMLFFGLSLALDPNILRAVTYLIGIMIANVPQVLLITVTTSLTLTAQKMANKNCLVKNLEAVETLGSTSTICSDKTGTLTQNRMSVSNLWFGHARYNFPQSEMLGVEKNLLMEKPAFNIMIQNATLCLRAEFLAETTLLDPIDEQKIIGDASETGILRFCQHIHPTEKFREAYPKVAEIPFSSITKYQMSIHRHDKGYIMICKGAPEVILEKCTHILTTSGETEVMTSMDRTISRRACAELGHLGERVLAYCDLELRESVYGANYRFNTDSPSTYNFPKKGYRFVGFVSLIDPPRPAVPDAVRKCRTAGIKIIMITGDHPVTAMAIAKKVGIISEGHETRYERAILENRSHTQITDSDKHAIIVTGSELRNMDSAELDQVIRGYAEIVFARTSPQQKLLIVESCQRLGEIVAVTGDGVNDAPALRKADIGVAMGVTGSDVAKNAADMILMDDNFASIVTGVEEGRLIFDNLKKSIVYTLTSSVPEMLPMLFSLVFAMPLPFILEMILCIDIGTDLLPSIALAYEKAESDIMHRPPRNPQYDKLVNKRLISVAYGQIGMTQSLAAFYTYFLILMLNGFLPDRLLGLRLEWENTSINDLRDSYGQTWTYDTRMDLLNEARTGYFLAIVITQMIDLIMCKTRVNSIFQQGMDNWFLNFSFIFEIILTGILLYTSGTEKIFKTMPLSAYWYWPPLPLGAFLWIYDELRRLCIRKFPGGIIERETYY, encoded by the exons ATGCCAACAGCTCAACGATCATTTTTGAATCACGTCGATAAGAAAAGGCTAACCAAAAACGAATTACTAGATCTCCAAAAAGAACTGGTCACCCAAGACCACACAATCCCATTAGAAAAATTATGCGAAAAGCTAAACACCGACAGGGTAAATGGTTTGACCGAAGAGCAAGCGCAGAAGATTCTCCTCGAAAAGGGACCAAATGCTCTGACTCCACCTAAAATAACTCcagaatatataaaatttataaaatgcaTGTTCCACGGATTCGCTACTTTGATGTGGGTCTGCTCAGCGTTGTGCTTTATTTTATATGGCATCAGTATGCTGGCCGAAGACACAGGTGGTGGCATTGAATGGGTAGGCCTTATCATTACCTGCACCTGCCTGATCTCCGGTGTGTTTGCTTACGTACAAGAGAGCAAGAATTTAAAG GTGATGGGATCTTTTACGCAAATGGTACCTACTTTCGCAACGGTCATACGAAATGGTATTAAGACACGCATAGCAACCGAGGCCTTAGTTCCTGGTGACTTGGTGCAAATTAAATTCGGCGATAAAATACCAGCTGACATCAGGATCATTGCGAGCAATGGCCTCAGGGTTGAAAATTCGAGCATCACGGGTGAAAATGAGCCAGTCGCGCGGACAAATTACCCCACCGACGACAACCCTTTAGAATCCGCCAATGTGGCTTTTTTCTCGTCTTTCGCTGTGGATGGCGAGGGTATAGGTATAGTACTTGCCACCGGTGATGGGACGATGATCGGGCGGCTAGCCGGCCTCACGTCGCAACTCGTAAAAAGCGAAACACCGATAGCCAAAGAGATCAGACACTTCGTCCAAATAATCATCATCGTTTCTATACTATGCGGAATGCTATTCTTCGGTCTATCCTTGGCACTCGATCCCAATATACTAAGAGCAGTGACTTATTTAATTGGCATTATGATAGCCAACGTTCCCCAAGTCCTGCTGATAACTGTCACCACAAGCTTAACATTAACAGCCCAGAAAATGGCCAACAAGAATTGCCTGGTGAAGAATTTAGAGGCGGTGGAGACGCTCGGATCTACGTCGACCATTTGCTCCGATAAAACGGGGACCCTTACGCAGAACAGAATGTCCGTGTCCAACTTATGGTTCGGCCATGCTAGGTACAATTTCCCACAAAGCGAAATGCTGGGCGTTGAGAAGAACCTGCTGATGGAAAAACCAGCGTTTAATATCATGATCCAGAACGCCACTCTCTGCTTGCGCGCCGAGTTCCTAGCGGAGACCACTCTGCTGGATCCCATCGACGAACAGAAGATAATCGGCGACGCCTCCGAAACGGGCATCCTCAGATTCTGCCAGCACATACATCCAACAGAGAAGTTCCGCGAGGCATACCCGAAAGTCGCCGAAATACCGTTCAGCTCCATAACGAAGTACCAGATGTCGATACACAGGCACGACAAGGGATACATAATGATCTGCAAAGGTGCGCCGGAAGTGATATTGGAGAAATGCACTCATATACTAACTACGTCCGGggaaactgaagtcatgacatcaATGGATCGCACGATATCCCGTCGAGCTTGCGCGGAGTTGGGGCATTTAGGGGAGCGCGTGTTGGCTTATTGTGACCTTGAGCTACGCGAGAGCGTCTACGGCGCAAATTACAGATTCAATACTGACTCCCCAAGTACGTACAACTTTCCAAAGAAGGGCTACCGATTCGTTGGATTTGTAAGTCTAATAGATCCTCCGAGACCGGCTGTACCGGACGCCGTGAGAAAGTGCCGCACAGCTGGCATTAAGATAATAATGATAACGGGTGACCATCCCGTAACAGCGATGGCGATCGCAAAGAAAGTCGGCATCATAAGCGAGGGACACGAAACCAGATATGAAAGGGCGATATTAGAGAACAGATCTCACACGCAAATCACGGACTCGGATAAGCATGCAATAATCGTAACCGGCTCGGAGCTGAGGAATATGGACAGCGCGGAACTGGACCAGGTCATACGAGGCTACGCAGAGATCGTTTTCGCGAGAACATCCCCGCAACAGAAGCTGCTTATCGTGGAAAGCTGCCAGAGATTGGGAGAGATTGTCGCTGTAACCGGCGACGGAGTGAACGACGCGCCTGCACTGAGGAAAGCGGACATCGGCGTGGCCATGGGCGTCACCGGCTCGGACGTCGCGAAGAATGCGGCCGACATGATCCTCATGGATGACAACTTCGCTTCGATCGTGACCGGCGTCGAGGAAGGTAGATTGATATTCGACAACCTTAAAAAGTCCATTGTGTACACTCTAACGTCTAGCGTGCCCGAGATGCTGCCCATGCTATTTAGCCTCGTGTTTGCCATGCCTCTGCCGTTCATCCTTGAAATGATCCTCTGCATAGATATCGGGACCGATCTGCTTCCATCTATAGCATTGGCATATGAGAAGGCAGAATCTGACATAATGCACCGCCCGCCGAGAAATCCGCAATACGATAAGCTTGTAAACAAACGTTTAATATCGGTGGCCTACGGCCAAATCGGCATGACACAGTCTCTAGCTGCCTTTTACACCTACTTTCTCATTCTTATGCTGAATGGATTTTTGCCTGACCGCTTATTAGGACTAAGACTAGAATGGGAGAACACGTCTATCAATGACTTGCGAGACTCCTACGGGCAAACCTGGACGTACGACACTAGAATGGATTTGCTAAACGAGGCTCGTACTGGATACTTCTTAGCTATTGTTATAACgcaaatgatagatttaa